A region of Sphingobium baderi DNA encodes the following proteins:
- a CDS encoding FecR family protein, which yields MEDSETPQRHGQLREEAANWFAIMRGPDAEIRRDEFEAWLARGAIHRLAYNRIAETFSNGRFLKEDCEGGLEKEPTQEHSPKPQRKASRSIGIVCATVSIIALCGAVLYLSTSSMRVSNPEKTQPIASASPSVGQPVQLATAFGEIRTFRLADGSKVTLDTDSVLLVAFGKAKRDLRLVRGRARFDVFHEARPFVVSAGNGRVTARGTIFDVSVGDDRRVTVRLIRGAVDIDRLGPTVNEKAAALRLTPGQQFSFKDGGQQQVSEKPEPDVADRQWPDGLREYENVRLDDLLAEANRYSVVPLLTASRDLGEIRVSGTYRITDPKRLAENLADLLGLALVTSSDSFLFAVSCTGYEGKNCQPPS from the coding sequence ATGGAAGACTCTGAAACGCCGCAGCGCCACGGGCAGTTGCGCGAAGAAGCAGCCAACTGGTTTGCGATCATGCGGGGGCCTGATGCTGAAATCCGTCGCGATGAATTCGAAGCCTGGCTCGCGCGCGGTGCGATTCATCGTCTGGCCTATAACCGCATCGCGGAAACCTTCAGCAATGGCAGGTTTCTCAAGGAGGATTGTGAAGGGGGGCTCGAGAAGGAACCGACGCAGGAGCATTCGCCAAAACCACAGCGCAAGGCAAGTCGTTCAATCGGCATCGTATGTGCGACTGTCAGCATCATAGCGCTTTGCGGTGCCGTCTTATATTTGTCGACATCGTCGATGAGAGTGAGCAATCCCGAGAAAACGCAGCCGATTGCATCGGCCTCCCCATCTGTCGGGCAGCCGGTCCAGCTTGCAACTGCGTTTGGCGAAATTCGCACATTCCGGCTCGCCGACGGATCGAAAGTGACGCTCGATACCGACAGCGTGCTTCTCGTTGCGTTCGGGAAAGCGAAGCGGGATCTTCGGCTTGTTCGGGGTCGGGCACGTTTCGACGTCTTCCACGAAGCGCGGCCGTTTGTGGTTTCGGCGGGGAACGGCAGAGTCACCGCTCGAGGAACGATATTCGACGTGAGCGTTGGAGATGACCGCCGGGTCACGGTGCGCTTGATTCGCGGGGCTGTCGATATTGACCGCCTCGGACCAACGGTGAATGAAAAGGCAGCTGCGTTGCGCCTCACGCCTGGTCAGCAATTTTCCTTCAAGGATGGAGGACAGCAGCAAGTTAGCGAAAAACCCGAGCCTGATGTGGCGGATCGGCAATGGCCGGATGGGTTGAGAGAGTATGAAAACGTGCGCCTGGACGACCTTCTTGCCGAAGCAAACCGATATAGCGTCGTGCCTCTCCTGACAGCATCTCGCGATCTGGGCGAAATCAGGGTGTCAGGTACATATCGCATAACAGATCCCAAGCGCCTTGCCGAAAATCTGGCTGATTTACTCGGGCTTGCATTGGTGACCTCGTCGGACTCTTTCCTCTTTGCCGTCTCGTGTACCGGCTATGAAGGGAAGAACTGCCAGCCACCTTCATAA
- a CDS encoding JAB domain-containing protein: MELVRPDDPCDRDLAAPDENDAPGCRRALEDLIGLTRPDRAQELSERLFARFGSFGEAVSARSAERIELLDDSIEVERTFICFRRAMTQMLRGQLVQRPILSNDQMLLDYLRSRMAFEPIEQLRVLFLNAGNELIGDEVLGVGSVSGVYASPREILKRCLDLGATAILLVHNHPSGCSKPSHADRELTEKIARAASCLNVVVHDHLIVARNGTTSFRKAGYL; encoded by the coding sequence GTGGAGCTGGTTCGTCCAGATGACCCTTGTGATCGCGACCTGGCGGCACCGGATGAGAATGACGCGCCAGGGTGTCGACGCGCCCTGGAAGACCTGATCGGTCTGACCCGTCCGGATCGTGCACAGGAACTTTCAGAGCGGCTCTTTGCTCGTTTCGGCTCTTTCGGTGAGGCCGTGTCGGCGCGATCGGCGGAAAGAATCGAACTGCTGGACGACTCTATAGAGGTCGAACGAACGTTCATCTGCTTCCGCCGCGCGATGACGCAGATGCTGCGGGGCCAGCTTGTGCAGCGCCCAATATTGTCCAACGATCAGATGCTACTCGATTATCTGAGAAGCCGGATGGCATTCGAACCTATCGAGCAACTTCGCGTGCTGTTCCTTAACGCAGGCAACGAATTGATCGGGGATGAGGTGTTGGGCGTCGGCTCCGTTTCGGGGGTCTATGCCTCGCCGCGCGAAATATTGAAGCGCTGCCTCGATCTTGGGGCGACGGCCATTCTGCTCGTCCACAATCATCCATCAGGCTGCTCCAAGCCCTCGCACGCCGACCGGGAACTCACCGAGAAGATAGCGAGGGCGGCAAGTTGCCTCAATGTCGTCGTCCATGACCATCTGATCGTGGCGCGGAACGGCACGACCAGCTTCCGAAAGGCGGGCTATCTATGA
- a CDS encoding RNA polymerase sigma factor, producing the protein MSIDAEHPVPPDSVNAHVSLEEPAIELSRIYAIEAPKLQRYFRARLRGSDDIGDLVHETFVRLLGALDTGNPLRPGAYLQRIARNLLFNRTKRLENRLAGFHMSFDECYELATPPNQGEEIEVEDMMRIYRKALSELPDKTRQAFLLHRVDELTYREIGERLGISIPTVQYHIARALAHIDAALEQE; encoded by the coding sequence ATGTCTATCGATGCCGAACATCCCGTCCCGCCGGATTCGGTCAATGCGCACGTATCGCTCGAGGAGCCCGCGATCGAGCTTAGCCGCATATATGCGATCGAAGCCCCCAAGCTGCAGCGCTACTTCCGTGCGCGCCTGCGGGGCAGTGACGACATAGGTGATCTCGTACATGAGACATTCGTTCGGTTGTTGGGGGCCTTGGATACCGGGAACCCGTTGCGCCCTGGCGCCTACTTGCAGCGCATCGCACGGAACCTGCTATTCAATCGAACCAAGCGCCTCGAGAACCGGCTGGCCGGGTTTCATATGTCGTTCGATGAATGCTACGAGCTCGCGACACCTCCCAATCAAGGAGAAGAGATCGAGGTTGAAGACATGATGCGGATTTACCGTAAGGCGTTGAGCGAACTTCCGGACAAGACCCGTCAGGCATTTCTGCTTCACCGCGTGGACGAGCTAACGTACAGGGAAATCGGAGAAAGGCTGGGAATATCAATCCCTACTGTTCAATATCATATCGCGCGGGCCCTTGCCCACATTGATGCGGCGCTGGAGCAGGAATAA
- a CDS encoding DUF7146 domain-containing protein: MRTWDASTSLATTPAEMYLSNRLLTPPWHDLRYNARTPLGRGRAAVFRPAMIAAVRERHRIVAIHRTFLDSVTATRAGDLAEPRMMLGRPGRGAVQLMPAGPVLGLAEGIETALAAMRLHRIPVWAILGTERAGHILLPDQLERLVLLFDRDEAGWKANQRARLAYDRPGLEIVSPWPPLPNNDWADVLQTLPRAA; this comes from the coding sequence TTGCGGACATGGGACGCATCCACCTCTCTCGCCACGACACCCGCTGAAATGTACCTCAGCAATCGCCTGCTAACGCCGCCCTGGCATGATCTGCGCTACAATGCGCGCACGCCGCTGGGAAGAGGCCGTGCCGCGGTATTCCGTCCGGCAATGATCGCCGCCGTGCGCGAACGGCACCGGATCGTCGCTATCCACCGCACCTTCCTCGATTCCGTGACCGCCACCCGCGCAGGCGATCTTGCCGAACCACGCATGATGCTCGGTCGTCCCGGTCGCGGCGCGGTCCAGCTCATGCCCGCCGGGCCAGTCCTTGGCCTTGCCGAAGGTATAGAAACAGCGCTCGCCGCGATGCGACTGCACCGCATTCCGGTCTGGGCGATTCTCGGGACTGAGCGGGCCGGCCATATCCTGCTACCCGATCAGCTGGAACGGCTGGTCCTGCTGTTCGACAGGGATGAGGCCGGCTGGAAGGCCAACCAGCGTGCCCGTCTCGCTTATGACCGCCCTGGTCTGGAGATCGTCAGCCCGTGGCCGCCGCTGCCGAACAATGATTGGGCGGATGTGCTGCAAACCTTACCACGCGCTGCCTGA
- a CDS encoding nucleotidyltransferase domain-containing protein, with translation MRIDLNHLPITKQRELDRVVEILFQGFREATQEATGRRKSARILKVILFGSYARGDWVDAPFDSNQYKSDYDILVIVNQKELTDSVLYWEATEQRLFDAYQAEKIIRTPVNFIVHTLQQVNDGLSHGRLLFTEIAKDGVILYQSDDRPLASAKPKTPEQALLMAKEYFEDLFPAAMRRFTLAEISHGKNWYSDSAFDFHQATEKLYRCALTTLTFYAPRSTNIVFLRGMAEGLDRRLFEAWPRATHAERAMYQKLKDAYRKGQHSKHFDISPEELDWLRGRIQILGELVHKVCSERIAKLKIDADTAEKSLSAKPLSSN, from the coding sequence ATGCGTATCGACCTCAATCATCTGCCTATCACCAAGCAGCGCGAGCTCGACCGCGTGGTCGAAATTCTCTTCCAGGGATTTCGTGAGGCGACGCAGGAGGCTACTGGTCGGCGCAAGTCGGCCAGAATTCTCAAGGTCATCCTTTTCGGCTCATATGCACGGGGCGATTGGGTCGATGCCCCGTTCGATTCCAACCAGTACAAGTCAGATTACGATATCTTGGTCATCGTCAACCAGAAGGAACTGACTGATAGCGTATTATACTGGGAGGCAACCGAACAACGCCTTTTCGACGCTTACCAGGCCGAGAAGATCATACGCACACCGGTAAACTTCATCGTCCATACATTACAGCAGGTGAATGACGGCCTATCTCATGGACGGCTTTTGTTTACAGAGATCGCCAAGGACGGTGTGATCCTTTACCAATCCGATGATCGGCCACTAGCCAGCGCCAAACCTAAGACGCCCGAACAGGCACTTTTGATGGCCAAAGAATATTTCGAAGATTTATTTCCAGCAGCAATGAGGCGTTTTACACTTGCCGAGATTAGCCATGGCAAAAATTGGTACAGCGATTCCGCGTTTGATTTTCATCAGGCGACTGAAAAACTCTATAGATGCGCTTTAACAACGCTCACGTTTTATGCCCCACGTAGCACGAATATCGTCTTTCTGAGAGGGATGGCGGAAGGTCTCGATAGACGACTCTTTGAAGCTTGGCCCCGTGCGACCCATGCCGAACGGGCCATGTATCAGAAGCTGAAAGATGCCTATCGCAAAGGCCAGCACTCGAAGCATTTCGACATTTCCCCTGAGGAACTCGACTGGCTTCGGGGCAGAATTCAGATACTTGGGGAACTTGTGCACAAGGTCTGCTCAGAACGAATAGCGAAACTGAAAATCGATGCTGACACCGCGGAAAAATCATTAAGCGCGAAGCCGTTGTCTTCGAATTGA
- a CDS encoding AbrB/MazE/SpoVT family DNA-binding domain-containing protein, producing MADQSALRSIERRRLMMSAPSASFSVQQKDGWSLASRASACRTLLKMEAVIRAKIGRKLSSTPYLGSLLQIYLAEIEGERIYQACHSTDYASSTAHRRSSKLEELGALVREGDPVDGRCTDLKLDRLTKEALEQAIDVMISHCLELGNEISRDGYLIPDRQMRYHFAVGTDEDVNGMTILRGKVIAGGRIALPADVRRSLGLQNGDTVLFEVNGDEVRIRPARSALRRVQERLRAFAPTEGLVSDELIAERRAEAARD from the coding sequence GTGGCAGATCAGTCGGCCCTGCGGTCGATCGAGCGGCGCCGATTGATGATGTCTGCCCCGAGCGCCTCGTTTTCCGTGCAGCAGAAGGATGGCTGGTCTCTGGCCAGCCGAGCCTCGGCGTGCCGAACGCTCCTGAAAATGGAAGCCGTGATACGAGCAAAAATCGGGCGCAAGCTATCTTCGACGCCTTATCTGGGTTCACTGCTCCAGATCTATCTCGCCGAGATCGAAGGCGAGCGCATATATCAAGCCTGTCATTCGACGGACTATGCATCGTCGACGGCGCATCGCCGATCGTCAAAGCTGGAGGAACTCGGCGCATTGGTTCGGGAAGGTGACCCTGTCGACGGGCGGTGCACGGATCTGAAGCTGGATCGTCTGACGAAGGAAGCACTGGAACAGGCAATCGATGTCATGATTTCGCATTGCCTGGAATTGGGGAACGAGATTTCCCGCGATGGCTACTTGATACCTGACAGGCAAATGAGGTACCATTTTGCAGTTGGTACCGACGAGGACGTAAATGGGATGACTATCTTGCGAGGCAAGGTCATTGCCGGCGGTCGTATAGCACTGCCCGCCGATGTTCGTCGTTCACTGGGCCTGCAGAATGGCGACACCGTTCTTTTCGAGGTGAATGGTGACGAGGTTCGGATCCGCCCGGCACGGTCCGCTCTGCGTCGGGTGCAGGAACGGTTGCGCGCCTTTGCGCCGACCGAAGGACTGGTGTCCGATGAGTTGATCGCCGAACGGCGTGCCGAGGCAGCGCGTGACTGA
- a CDS encoding mobile mystery protein B has protein sequence MSDPLFEGDDDGNTPLEAEEREQLIPSYITTRNELNEAELANIADAVRWVGRRKRKVLDQGFLNELHKQMYGDVWKWAGTYRTTARNIGIDAYRIPVEYYQAIDDANYWAEHETFPPDEIAVRFSHRVVAIHPYPNGNGRFSRMIGDLLAVELGQPRFTWGQINLVDPSATRKEYIAALKVADAGDYGPLLAFARS, from the coding sequence ATGAGCGATCCGCTTTTTGAGGGTGACGACGACGGGAACACACCGCTCGAAGCCGAAGAGCGCGAACAGCTCATTCCTTCCTACATCACGACACGCAACGAATTGAACGAGGCGGAACTTGCCAACATCGCCGACGCGGTTCGTTGGGTCGGACGGCGAAAGCGCAAGGTGCTCGACCAAGGCTTCCTGAACGAACTGCACAAACAGATGTATGGTGATGTCTGGAAGTGGGCGGGCACCTATCGCACGACGGCGCGCAACATCGGCATCGACGCCTATCGCATCCCGGTCGAGTATTATCAGGCGATCGACGATGCGAACTATTGGGCGGAGCACGAGACATTTCCGCCGGATGAAATCGCGGTCCGTTTCAGCCATCGGGTCGTTGCAATCCATCCTTATCCCAATGGGAATGGCCGTTTCTCGCGCATGATCGGCGACCTGCTGGCAGTCGAACTCGGCCAGCCGCGGTTCACGTGGGGCCAGATCAATCTCGTCGATCCGTCGGCAACGCGGAAAGAGTATATCGCGGCACTCAAGGTCGCCGACGCGGGCGACTACGGCCCGCTGCTCGCGTTCGCCCGCTCATAA
- a CDS encoding HU family DNA-binding protein, producing the protein MNNSELAETVGAAHGLSKADARKLVDAVFESITDAAAQGQEIALNGFGKFKIKDVPARDGRNPATGETISIKASKKLTFTPAKAVKDRLNG; encoded by the coding sequence ATGAATAATTCTGAATTGGCAGAAACGGTTGGGGCCGCTCATGGATTGAGCAAGGCCGATGCGCGCAAGCTTGTCGACGCGGTCTTTGAATCGATCACCGACGCTGCCGCCCAAGGGCAAGAGATCGCGCTGAACGGCTTCGGCAAGTTCAAGATCAAGGATGTACCGGCCCGCGACGGCCGCAACCCGGCGACGGGCGAGACCATTTCGATCAAGGCTTCGAAGAAGCTGACGTTCACGCCCGCCAAGGCGGTCAAGGATCGCCTGAACGGCTGA
- a CDS encoding DUF6088 family protein encodes MSRVVFETKQTGARPACRASRYLTGQSCGWLPASSPHLALCPYSGTRSRYWYRFRISTSFLLGSRDALDQALHRLTRSGNIRRIARGLYGKPSQNNLAGKPKHPDPRSVVDALGRRDQARILIDRISVANDLGLSAAVPARIVVHSDAGLTPITLGNLQIEFKSTAPSRLYWAGRPAMRIVQTLHWLHEAGGDTDPGVAKRLRSIFVDPEHVARIVTDLRNGLLTLPLWMRNILRNTIPATSPTTASQRARAKHLSVLSR; translated from the coding sequence GTGAGCCGTGTTGTCTTCGAAACGAAGCAAACCGGCGCTCGACCCGCATGTCGAGCTTCGAGATACCTGACAGGACAATCCTGCGGGTGGCTGCCAGCTTCCAGCCCGCATTTGGCACTATGCCCATACAGTGGCACTCGATCAAGATATTGGTATCGATTCCGGATTAGTACATCATTTCTACTCGGTTCACGCGACGCGCTTGACCAGGCCCTCCATCGTCTGACCCGCAGCGGCAACATCCGCCGGATCGCGCGCGGTCTCTACGGCAAACCGTCGCAAAACAACCTGGCCGGCAAGCCGAAGCATCCCGACCCCCGGTCCGTCGTCGATGCGCTGGGCCGCCGCGATCAGGCACGCATTCTGATCGACCGGATATCCGTAGCCAACGATCTTGGCCTATCGGCCGCTGTGCCGGCACGGATCGTTGTCCATAGCGATGCCGGGCTAACGCCGATCACGCTTGGCAACCTGCAGATCGAATTCAAGAGTACCGCGCCCAGTCGGCTCTATTGGGCTGGGCGTCCAGCCATGCGCATCGTCCAGACATTGCACTGGCTCCACGAAGCCGGCGGCGATACCGATCCCGGCGTCGCAAAGCGCCTTCGCTCAATTTTCGTAGATCCCGAACATGTCGCGCGCATCGTCACCGACCTGCGCAATGGACTCCTGACGCTTCCACTCTGGATGCGAAACATCCTGCGCAATACGATACCGGCGACGTCGCCGACGACAGCCAGTCAGCGAGCAAGAGCCAAACATCTATCGGTGCTATCGCGCTAA
- a CDS encoding UPF0149 family protein, which translates to MASSFDYLDELDRLLLAQGDDCMLLTQLDGFLTGIIVSPILISPSQWLTAIWAGEDGAGIPTFADAGGMQHFVDLVMHHYHEILASLAHAGEFEPVLEIDTRSDETLWEMWIEGFGQAMELAPAGWLRVLADDDAGCTAAIEGIRTLRAFADGTRTFTRAEEDRWDAQAPDLIPIWVEMLHQWRLENDPHRPTGSKRQKIGRNDPCPCGSGRKYKKCCGLQ; encoded by the coding sequence ATGGCTTCTTCATTCGATTATCTCGATGAACTCGATCGGTTGCTGCTCGCCCAGGGTGATGATTGCATGCTGCTCACGCAGCTCGACGGCTTCCTGACCGGGATCATCGTCAGCCCGATACTGATCTCCCCCAGCCAATGGTTAACGGCGATATGGGCGGGGGAAGATGGCGCGGGCATTCCTACATTCGCCGACGCGGGCGGGATGCAGCATTTTGTCGATCTGGTGATGCATCACTATCACGAGATTCTTGCATCGCTCGCACACGCTGGTGAATTCGAGCCGGTACTGGAAATCGATACGCGAAGCGATGAAACACTTTGGGAGATGTGGATCGAAGGCTTCGGTCAGGCGATGGAGCTTGCGCCTGCAGGATGGCTGCGAGTGCTGGCCGATGACGACGCCGGTTGTACAGCGGCGATCGAGGGTATCCGGACATTGCGCGCTTTCGCCGATGGAACCAGGACATTTACACGTGCCGAGGAGGATCGGTGGGATGCGCAGGCGCCTGATCTGATCCCGATCTGGGTGGAGATGTTGCATCAGTGGCGGCTGGAGAATGATCCGCATCGGCCTACCGGATCCAAGCGCCAGAAGATTGGCCGAAACGACCCATGTCCGTGCGGGTCGGGACGCAAGTACAAGAAATGTTGTGGCCTGCAGTGA
- a CDS encoding mobile mystery protein A, whose translation MNSKQAELARKNLDRRLSPLRVDRIVMPSRGWTKAIREALSMTTRQLAERMGVAPSRVTTIEKAEATGAITLKTLRETAEALDCQFVYAFVPTKPLDDILYDQAERKVRNELAHLNHTMRLENQAVNAEDLEGQKRRIVADYLAHFSRKLWDKE comes from the coding sequence ATGAACAGCAAGCAAGCCGAACTTGCCAGAAAGAACCTCGATAGACGGCTTTCTCCCCTGAGAGTCGATCGCATCGTGATGCCCTCGCGTGGCTGGACGAAAGCCATTCGGGAGGCCCTGAGCATGACCACCCGCCAGCTCGCCGAGCGCATGGGAGTGGCACCATCCCGTGTGACGACGATCGAAAAGGCAGAAGCCACGGGCGCGATCACCCTCAAGACCTTGCGCGAGACGGCCGAAGCGCTCGACTGTCAGTTCGTCTATGCCTTTGTCCCGACCAAGCCCCTCGACGACATTCTCTACGATCAGGCCGAGCGCAAGGTGCGGAACGAACTCGCGCATCTCAATCACACGATGCGCCTCGAAAATCAGGCCGTGAACGCAGAAGACCTCGAAGGGCAAAAGCGTCGCATCGTGGCGGATTACCTCGCTCACTTTTCACGGAAGTTGTGGGACAAGGAATGA
- a CDS encoding sigma factor-like helix-turn-helix DNA-binding protein, which translates to MPPRTRAVFLAHCVEGLPYPAIALRLNLELAEVQDELAAALVALSAPFDESY; encoded by the coding sequence TTGCCGCCCCGTACCCGTGCGGTTTTCCTCGCTCATTGCGTTGAGGGGCTTCCCTACCCTGCGATAGCACTCCGGCTCAATTTGGAACTGGCGGAGGTCCAGGACGAGTTGGCCGCGGCCCTTGTGGCGCTCTCGGCGCCGTTTGACGAGTCATACTGA
- a CDS encoding helix-turn-helix domain-containing protein, producing MDEVDISGVFEQLSARKGDCLREAAKGYSAKEIGRVLDLSPHTVNNHILETRKMLGSVSRRKAAQLFVEWEARKGGHMLPPYLMTIPERADSGSSASIETQADALVNQEGVEDIFAEEQQPFGVRESLTSLRDIVPIRVAGRQLNDLNGQSTLIVFAILTTLMLFAVGAGISLLLALNGLMGK from the coding sequence TTGGACGAGGTAGACATTTCAGGAGTGTTCGAGCAGCTCAGCGCCCGCAAGGGAGATTGTCTGCGAGAGGCCGCCAAAGGCTATTCGGCGAAAGAGATCGGTCGCGTTCTGGACCTTTCCCCGCATACGGTAAACAACCATATTCTCGAGACCAGGAAGATGCTTGGGAGCGTGTCGCGACGGAAAGCGGCGCAACTTTTCGTGGAGTGGGAGGCGCGCAAGGGGGGGCATATGTTGCCCCCCTATTTGATGACTATTCCCGAACGAGCGGATTCCGGGTCATCTGCGTCCATCGAAACCCAGGCGGACGCACTGGTCAACCAAGAGGGTGTGGAGGATATTTTCGCGGAAGAACAACAGCCATTTGGCGTTCGCGAAAGCCTCACCTCCTTGCGTGACATTGTGCCGATCCGCGTAGCCGGGAGGCAGCTCAATGACCTGAATGGCCAATCCACACTGATCGTTTTTGCGATCCTGACCACGCTGATGCTCTTTGCCGTAGGTGCCGGGATATCCCTCCTGTTGGCGCTCAACGGTCTCATGGGAAAATAG
- a CDS encoding type II toxin-antitoxin system VapC family toxin: MTDVEETAVYILDASALLCLLFGEPGADRVEQRLAGALVSTVNYHEVFAKLIDRGVEAEEVRAMLAELDIEIVAADRQQADLGGALRASTRSTGLSLGDRSCLALAQMNNGIAVTADQAWGTLDVGISVEVVR; the protein is encoded by the coding sequence GTGACTGACGTAGAAGAGACTGCGGTCTACATCCTTGATGCTTCGGCGCTCCTTTGCCTTCTGTTTGGTGAACCTGGCGCGGATCGGGTCGAGCAGCGGTTGGCAGGCGCGCTCGTGTCCACGGTCAACTATCATGAGGTCTTCGCCAAGCTGATCGACCGCGGCGTCGAAGCGGAAGAGGTCCGGGCGATGCTCGCCGAGCTCGACATCGAAATCGTGGCCGCCGATCGACAGCAGGCCGATCTTGGCGGAGCATTGAGGGCATCTACGCGCAGCACAGGGCTATCATTGGGCGACAGATCCTGCCTCGCATTGGCGCAGATGAACAACGGCATCGCCGTCACCGCGGACCAGGCATGGGGAACATTGGACGTCGGGATCAGCGTGGAGGTCGTAAGATGA